The following coding sequences are from one Lycium ferocissimum isolate CSIRO_LF1 chromosome 3, AGI_CSIRO_Lferr_CH_V1, whole genome shotgun sequence window:
- the LOC132051019 gene encoding uncharacterized protein LOC132051019 has translation MAYLNMLNNDQQAAGLYTTMQGPRISFSNNSFDTQQHDNVYKEAPVSLDFEFSVPGYNMISADELFCKGKMLPLRENCTKTTLKDELLVDDDDDYHDVFPRMRKGMMRSWKERLGLKKSHILGKKSDRSSGTLDRIDETKTPDFNQYHRS, from the exons ATGGCATACCTAAACATGTTGAACAATGATCAGCAAGCAGCAGGACTATACACAACAATGCAGGGTCCAAGAATATCCTTTTCTAATAATTCTTTTGATACTCAACAACATGATAATGTCTACAAAGAGGCTCCAGTCTCCTTGGATTTCGAGTTCTCGGTCCCTGGATACAACATGATCTCAGCAGATGAGCTTTTCTGCAAAGGTAAAATGTTGCCCCTCAGGGAAAACTGCACCAAAACAACTCTTAAAGATGAGCTccttgttgatgatgatgatgattatcaCGATGTGTTTCCAAGAATGAGAAAGGGGATGATGAGAAGCTGGAAGGAGCGTTTGGGGTTGAAGAAATCTCACATTTTGGGAAAGAAAAGTGATAGAAGTAGTGGAACTTTAGATAGAATAGATGAAACAAAGACACCTGATTTCAACCAATATCATAG GAGCTAA
- the LOC132050005 gene encoding putative fucosyltransferase-like protein translates to MATVIPIQRLPRNEGLPTTTSVLGSSSSSHTSVPQKKWSNWLPLCVGLVVVVEIAFLGRLDMAEKANLVNSWADSFYQFTKSSWSTPKVGIRSSGGDEVGLVVLSDEVDRKLVAGSCEEWLEKEDFVEYSRDFDKDPILVHGGEKEWKSCAVGCNFGVDSDKKPDAAFGTPQQAGTAGVLRSMESAQYYPENDIVMARRRGYDIIMTTSLSSDVPVGYFSWAEYDIMAPVQPKTENALAAAFISNCGARNFRLQALEVLEREKIKIDSFGSCHHNRDGNVDKVEALKRFKFSFAFENSNEEDYVTEKFFQSLVAGSVPVVIGAPNIQDFAPSPNSLLHIKELKDAKTVANTMKYLAANPSAYNESLRWKFEGPSDSFKALVDMAAVHSSCRLCIFLATRIRDREEQSPKFMKRPCKCTRGSETVYHVYVRERGRFQVESIFLRSSNLSLEAFESAVLSKFKSLKHVPIWKAERPQVLRGGDELKLYRVHPLGMTQRQALYTFRFKGDDDFRNHIESHPCAKFEAIFV, encoded by the exons ATGGCTACAGTTATTCCAATTCAAAGATTACCAAGAAATGAAGGTTTACCTACAACAACTTCAGTACTtggttcatcatcatcatcacatacAAGTGTTCCACAAAAGAAATGGTCCAATTGGTTACCTTTATGTGTTGgacttgttgttgtagttgaaaTTGCTTTTTTGGGTAGACTTGATATGGCTGAAAAAGCTAACTTAGTTAATTCTTGGGCTGACTCTTTTTACCAGTTTACAAAGTCTTCTTGGTCAACTCCTAAAGTGGGGATTAGGAGTAGTGGTGGTGATGAGGTTGGGTTGGTTGTGTTGAGTGATGAGGTTGATAGGAAGTTGGTAGCTGGGAGTTGTGAGGAATGGTTGGAAAAAGAGGATTTTGTTGAGTATTCTAGAGATTTTGATAAAGATCCAATTCTTGTTCATGGAGGTGAAAAG GAATGGAAGTCCTGTGCTGTGGGATGCAATTTCGGAGTGGATTCTGATAAGAAGCCTGATGCAGCATTTGGGACACCACAACAGGCTGGCACTGCTGGCGTGCTTCGGTCAATGGAGTCAGCTCAATACTATCCTGAGAACGACATTGTTATGGCACGACG AAGGGGATATGATATTATAATGACAACAAGCCTCTCTTCGGATGTTCCTGTTGGGTACTTCTcttgggccgagtatgatataatGGCTCCAGTGCAACCTAAAACCGAGAATGCGTTAGCAGCTGCTTTTATTTCTAATTGCGGTGCTCGCAACTTCCGATTGCAAGCTCTTGAAGTacttgaaagagaaaaaatcaAGATTGATTCTTTTGGCAGTTGTCATCATAACCGGGATGGAAATG TGGACAAAGTGGAAGCTCTCAAGCGGTTTAAGTTTAGCTTCGCTTTTGAGAATTCTAATGAGGAGGATTACGTCACTGAAAAATTCTTCCAGTCTCTGGTTGCTG GATCAGTCCCCGTGGTGATTGGTGCTCCAAACATCCAAGACTTTGCTCCTTCTCCTAATTCACTTTTACACATTAAAGAGCTGAAAGATGCTAAAACTGTTGCCAATACTATGAAGTACCTTGCAGCAAATCCTAGTGCGTATAATGAGTCATTAAG GTGGAAGTTTGAGGGCCCATCTGATTCTTTCAAAGCCCTGGTTGACATGGCAGCAGTTCACTCTTCCTGTCGTCTGTGTATCTTCTTAGCAACACGTATTAGGGATAGAGAAGAGCAGAGTCCAAAATTCATGAAACGTCCCTGCAAATGTACCAGAGGTTCAGAAactgtatatcatgtatatgtaCGTGAAAGAGGGAGGTTTCAGGTGGAGTCCATTTTCCTAAG GTCATCCAATTTGTCATTGGAAGCTTTTGAATCTGCAGTACTGTCAAAGTTCAAATCTCTAAAGCATGTTCCCATTTGGAAAGCAGAAAGACCTCAAGTACTACGCGGAGGAGATGAACTAAAACTCTACAGAGTACATCCTCTTGGCATGACACAGCGACAGGCATTGTACACCTTCAGATTCAAAGGGGATGATGATTTTAGGAATCACATCGAAAGCCACCCATGCGCAAAGTTCGAAGCCATATTTGTATAG
- the LOC132048759 gene encoding protein disulfide-isomerase SCO2-like codes for MFPIINPSSIITPPQFSYPHPNTTSIRCTAAAVDPPVGPLSSPGAGRVSEGTEPNVSNGKNKKINGWGRRWSRNRESYLADDAEPLPLPMTYPHTSPVSPDEIDRRLRCDPQIQDCKEVVYEWTGKCRSCQGTGFVSYYNKRGKETICKCIPCLGIGYVQKITARKDIDVMEDLDNGKPP; via the exons ATGTTTCCAATAATAAACCCTAGTTCCATTATAACTCCACCTCAATTCTCATATCCTCATCCAAACACAACCTCTATTCGCTGCACTGCTGCCGCCGTTGACCCACCAGTGGGCCCATTGTCTTCTCCCGGCGCCGGCAGAGTTTCCGAAGGCACAGAGCCAAATGTGAGTAAcggaaaaaataagaaaattaatggGTGGGGAAGGCGTTGGTCGCGGAACAGAGAGAGTTACTTGGCTGATGATGCTGAACCTCTTCCTCTTCCTATGACTTATCCTCACACTTCTCCTGTTTCCCCTGACGAGATTGATCGCCGCCTTCGTTGTGATCCCCAAATACAG GATTGCAAGGAAGTCGTCTATGAGTGGACTGGGAAATGTCGGAGTTGCCAAGGAACAGGATTTGTAAGTTACTACAACAAACGAGGGAAGGAGACCATTTGTAAATGCATACCTTGCCTTGGAATTG GTTATGTGCAGAAGATAACAGCACGCAAGGATATCGATGTTATGGAGGACTTGGATAATGGAAAACCACCTTGA